The sequence TGGGTTTTGCATTTCTGGGAACTATAGTTAGATGGTAAGTAGTATTACAGTAAAAGAATTATGTACTTGTGTGAACTTCGTATCGAAGTGCTTAAGAAACTGATGCTCTTCTAGTGTAGAAGAGTGGTTTAGTTTAAAGTGTAgttgattaataatttaaagtgGCTTCTTGTTGAGTAGTCCATTTCCAGCAGTTGAGACGGCAGTTGTGATAGGTTCTTCACAACTTCATGAAGTTAAAAGTTTGACTAATGACAGCTACTGATGGAAGGAAAACGAAAGCATTTCAACATCCTTCTTTATAATctttaaattgaaatgatgAAACATTTTGGCGATTTCTTTAACATTATGTTGAATACTGCAGGGAAGAAACTGGTAGCCGGTAGTAAGAATAAAACTAGTTTCTCCCCACAATCAGGGTGAGAAACCATAGTAATTCAAAGTGATTGTACTTGAAAGCAGGAGGAAGATATTAGAGGCCCCTCGGATAGTTATTGCATAGAAAAAGTTCAGATTTATAATTCTGTAGGCAATCAAAGATCAGTGTAGGAACTCAAGGTACTTGCTAATCTATGAtggcaaaataaaatatagctTTTATTCTTCAactttcagaaatattttattacaaatctaAACGTGAGTGTTCACAACACCCAGCCATTGTTCAAATCAGGagaatgaatttattattaaccagTCATCCCATGAGTAGGGAATGACGGTACCTGTAAACGGGCCTCCATCATCACTACGGTTGCCACTCTGATAGAAACGCTGTCAGGTCCGTATATCCTGCGACAGGATGTGAAATATCTCAGggcaaaagaaaatacaaagttAGGAATCAAAAGGAAAGTTCTTCCAGATTTTGTCAAAGCGTGGATCAGAAAATGGCTACAGAATAAATGTCTGATTAGAAAGAAACATGAAGTATTAATAGCTTTATGTTAGTCCTACTCATGCTTTTGATATTTGTTCTATTCATACTCGTTATATCAGTCACTCCCTCATTAACTATATACATCAAGCATGGACTAGCTAAGAGCTAAAAAAGTCTGAAACATGGATAACAGCCACCAGTAAATATCAAGAGGTAATGAAATAAGGGACAGAATGCAACGAAGTTGATAATTCTGAGCAAACACTCTGAATCCGGACTTACAGGTCTAATGGAAAGGGCAGAGCTTCTTTTTTTACAGGGCAGAAGAAGAGAAGCATTCAGTCACACTTGGAAGCCACTGTTTAAAGAATGCTTGGCTATCCATCTCAGCATGAGACAAAGCACCTAGAGGACTAACAGTTATCTGCAATAGAAATGAGAAGTTAATCACCATCCCATGTCACGCTCACTATGCATAACATATTGGACATACATATCCTTCTTGAAGGTAAGAATAGTCCGTGTCACCATCTGCTACATGTGATCCCATTACCTGAAAAAGGATACATAAGAAATTCTCCGAATAAAAATCATCATGATCCAACACTTCCGGGAACACATTgtctacttttttcttgtgcaAGAAATGAAACGGAGTCTAGTGTACTAAAAATGGATTAGGGCATCAACAATAAAGCCAAAGCtgaaataaaaggaaaaagaatctCGTCCAGAGAGCAGTGATTGACATTAGCTCACAAGTATCAGTTATAAAAAACTTCAGCTAAACATTTCGTGCATCAACCaacaagttaaatatttaagcaaatcaatcaaatatattGCAATAATTGAAGGAATTAACAGAATACCATAATCAAGGGAAATAGGGCAGACCTATAAGCAAAAGCTTCAATCATTTGACTTAAGAAGATTTCAATAAAGATGTTTAACCGTGCAATCATATTTTAGCAACTTCTCAGAATATCAAAATGCAAACAAGTAAATGCATAAGCTAGAATCAgcaattaatatgatataaaGAGAGTACCACAAATTAGTCTGAAAAATTTAGGCcaacaattgaaaattaacACAGCATGCtgttttattcaaatacttttgaATGTGAAATGAAGcaaccaaaagaaaacaaaaatcatacTTCTCTCTTGAACATAAGATGGCAATGTTTCGTACTCAAAGCCTCAGCTTCAGAATGTGACGAAGAATTTGTCTCCATCGTCATCGTTGATAACATTTTCCCTCCTTGAGCATCAGAAGTAACTTGCCTCCATCCCATTTTCACACGACTCTTACCCTGCTTGGTCAGTCGATAACCCTGCTCAAGGACCAAGAAAGCATCCAATCTCTTTCAgtcaacataattaaaaacaagCACTTGCTATATACTTGGCAACTTTTTGTATCAATCTAGGAGGAAAAAAGTTAGAAGAAGTGAGAGAATCAACACCATCATTAATCAGAAAACAAAATGACAATGACAACAATATTTATCAAGAAAGACcaaattttcacaatttttagGTTATGACAGTGAAAAGCAGCACAGAAACCTAAATGTGATGATGAACAATTTAccttaatattcaaatcaacaGTAATGATGTCGTCAGAGCAAATCCAAGATTACCTTATGATTTGTGACATTCGTGGGCACATCTATATTCAAAAAACAGTTTTGAGGATAAGTTTTCTTCTTGACTTCAGCCAATACAGCGGAAAATATGGGCAAGCAAGCCTCCGCTGCCAGTACAAAATCATCGACGTTACTCTTTCCTCCAACCCTGAACATTAGCAGTCAGTGCAAAGTAGCATATTTAACTTCTTTAGTGACCAATCATCAAATATGAGATGGATACTAAAAATTAGTGACGGCAACTCATTGTACATCAAAGGAGTTCATTTAAACAGAACCattctcaaaataataaacagAAGTATAGCATTGCATACCAGTCATATGATAGAGAAACAGCAGGAACATCATTGAAAAAAGCTTCCCGAGCCCCTGCTACAGTCCCTGAATAAACACTGCACGGTATAATGGGAACCAGCTCAATATATGATAACTATATTGCTCACTGGCTGATTGATCCCTTTAAAGGAATGCAAATTGTAAAGGTTGATTTTCAtggtaaaaaatttctttcGCATCAGTGCATCACTGAGCAGCACCTTGTAAGTTGAAAATCTTTCTGTGCTTGTGCATAGGCCTTAAGGTTGACTAACATAAATGTTCCAATTCCTGACTTGAATATAAAAACTCATACACACTCACACAGAATGTAAGTTCACATTAATGCGCTTCAAACACAGAACAAGTCCGCACACACGTGCAGAATTATGGGGTAATATCTGCACAAATAATACTTTACCAAAAAGTATCCAGAGGTCAGATTAGGTAAGGCTACTAACATGTGATAACCGCAGTTGCTACCCATATTAATGCCACTGATTACctgcaaaagaaaaatcaaaagatagaTGCATGTAAGCAACTCTTCTAGTTGAAATCATGCATACACCAAGGTTCATAAAGAAGCTGTTCGATTCATATAAACAAAGTAGCACGCCATGAAGGATGACAGATTGAGAAGGTTAGCGAACCAAGACATAATAGTTGCTCAAGCTAAAGTGAATAAACTGAAATGCAGGTAAAATAGTgggaaaatataaatactcaGGCGGGAATACTTGAGAGCCCCACAAGGGTGAAGACATAGTTTATCCATGCATACAGTCATGACAATAGCTCAAGCAAATACTTCAAATCTAAGGGAGAAAGGGGAAGAAAAGCGTAAAGTACATAGTCCGCATCATTTTTAACAGCTAAAGCAATATTCAGTACCAGATCAGGTTTTGATGGAAAGAGAGCATTGGAAATTCCCAAAGCTGTACAATCAGCAGGAGTTCCTGCAAAATAAAGTCTAAGATAAATGAGAATGAATGTCAACAACAATAAAGTTACATCAACAAAATGCTAAGAAGTACCTCCTAAATCAGATTAGCACTTGTAAGAACATTTGCAGCTCTAACTAACATGTCTTCTCAAACTTAATTCCGCTTACTTGTGTATTGGAGACTGTGATATTCCCATTAACCTGATCTGATCTGT comes from Sesamum indicum cultivar Zhongzhi No. 13 linkage group LG10, S_indicum_v1.0, whole genome shotgun sequence and encodes:
- the LOC105171345 gene encoding uncharacterized protein LOC105171345 translates to MENNSAMSNDRPTVMVTNDDGIDAPGLRALVRVLVSSNRFNVLVCAPDSEKSAVSHCITWRNAIFAKPVEISGAIAFAVSGTPADCTALGISNALFPSKPDLVISGINMGSNCGYHIVYSGTVAGAREAFFNDVPAVSLSYDWVGGKSNVDDFVLAAEACLPIFSAVLAEVKKKTYPQNCFLNIDVPTNVTNHKGYRLTKQGKSRVKMGWRQVTSDAQGGKMLSTMTMETNSSSHSEAEALSTKHCHLMFKREVMGSHVADGDTDYSYLQEGYITVSPLGALSHAEMDSQAFFKQWLPSVTECFSSSAL